GTGCTACATCGTCATAGACGGCTGGGACAGCCGCGTAGATCGAAGCCGCAAGGAGGGACAGAAGATGGACGCCGCCGCCTGGGACAGGGGCGCTCAGAGCGGCGAGGTCTACGAGGCGAAGGTGAAGGTCTACATAAAGGACAAGGAACACCAGCTCGAGTTCCTCGAAAAGATACACGAGGTGTCGGAAGGGAGGATATGCGCCGTGCTGGCCAGCTTCGCCCCCAAGCGGGTGGTGCTCAACCACCTGAGGAGCTTTTTCCCGGGCAGGGACTTGAGCCGCATCTGCATCTACGGCATAGACGAGCTCCAGAAGATGTAACCCTCCGCTCCGCAGAGGCGGCCCCGGAGCGGACTCCCGCCGCCCCGCGACAGGGGAGATGAACCGGCGCGGGCCCGGACGCCCGCCCCCTGCCACCTGCTCCCCACTCTGTTACCCCCTGCCCTCTGCCGCCCCCCTGTGCCCCCCTGGCCCCCTGTGGCCCCCCTCGATGCCCGCTCCCAAACGCGAAGGCCGCGAGGAGGCGGTAACGCCTCCTCGCGGCCCCGTCACAACGGCACCTCCCCCGCAGCCATGAGAGTACAAGGCCCCTCGCACCGGCGCTAAAGGACGCCGGCGGATTCGGCGGGAAGGCGACGGGCCACAGCGGCCCTCAACTGTAGTGCTGCTTCTTGTTCCACAGCCGCGTCATGCTCTCGCGGATTATCTCCTTGCGCACCCGCTTGCGGAACTCGTTCTCGTCGACCTTGAACTTGAAGGCCTTCTTCCCGTTGATGTAGATGGTCGGCACGTCCTCCTTGTACCTGCGGAAGAGGTCGTCGTTCTTGGTGATGTCCACGACCTTGTACCGGAACGGGATGTCCTCGTTGACCCTGCCGATGACCTCGTTGGCCTCCTTGCAGTTGCAGCAGTCCTTCCTTGCGTAGACCTCAACGATCAGTTTGCTCGTCCCCATAACCCTCCTTTATGGTTGCAGGTTTTTTAGGCGCCACCTACCCTCAAACCGAACTCAGCCGAGGTTTGGGAGAATCGTGTTGAAGTACCCTGACATTATAGCAAAGGAATTCGTGAAAATCAACACCCCGGTGACTATGAGGAAGAGACCGGTGACGATGGAGATGAGGCGCATGTGCCTCTTGAGCCTGTTGAAGTGGCGCAGGAAGGTGTTTATGCCCAGCGAAGTGAGGATAAAGGGGATGGCGAGGCCCGAGGAGTATGCGACGAAGAGGACCACTCCGGCCCAGGGATTGGCGCTCGTGGCGGCCACGGCGAAGATGGCCGAGAGTATGGGGCCTATGCAGGGAGTCCAGCCGGCGGCGAAGCCCATGCCCACGAGGAACGAGCCCAGAAGCCCCGAGGGCTTTTCCCTGAAGAAGTGGAGGCGCTTGTCGCGCTGGAGGAAGTTGAAGTTTATGATGCCTATGATATGGACGCCGAGGACGACGATGACCACGCCGCCCACCTTACGGATGGCGTCCTGGTACTCCATGAAGAGGTGTCCGAAGAGCTGGGCCGAGGCACCGAGGATGACGACGAAGACCGTCGAGAAGCCGAGGATGAACATGAGCGAGTTCTTGATGATGACGCCCTTGAGTCTGCCGGTGTCGTCG
This genomic interval from Deltaproteobacteria bacterium contains the following:
- a CDS encoding glutaredoxin family protein, whose protein sequence is MGTSKLIVEVYARKDCCNCKEANEVIGRVNEDIPFRYKVVDITKNDDLFRRYKEDVPTIYINGKKAFKFKVDENEFRKRVRKEIIRESMTRLWNKKQHYS
- a CDS encoding cytochrome c biogenesis protein CcdA, which produces MTQDVSIPLAFMGGILSFVSPCVLPLVPSYISFVTGISFEELTGDDDTGRLKGVIIKNSLMFILGFSTVFVVILGASAQLFGHLFMEYQDAIRKVGGVVIVVLGVHIIGIINFNFLQRDKRLHFFREKPSGLLGSFLVGMGFAAGWTPCIGPILSAIFAVAATSANPWAGVVLFVAYSSGLAIPFILTSLGINTFLRHFNRLKRHMRLISIVTGLFLIVTGVLIFTNSFAIMSGYFNTILPNLG